In Pseudomonas alcaliphila JAB1, a single window of DNA contains:
- a CDS encoding LysR substrate-binding domain-containing protein — MQIKWVDDLLAVAQTKNFSRAADLRCVTQSALSRRIRSLEDWAGVELVDRSTYPVQLTAAGQTFCDQGREALAALIELRTSLRQDDTMSGRFVRIMASHTLSITFLPELLDHFQQTHAELNARVLSANIHDAAVALTEGRCDLMLTYSHPQVPILLDPDRFTCLSLGGDLLLPVCAPDAHGRPRFPLPGHPSSPLPQLGYSAGTFLGRLEEVAVESFGERLHLKRRHEADMAMHLMEMAIRGLGVAWLPRSVVASALTDGKLVCAASSERGVALDIHLYRSHANLNPALHALWRELKSLGSTVGSC; from the coding sequence ATGCAGATCAAATGGGTCGATGACCTGCTGGCTGTTGCACAGACCAAGAATTTCTCTCGGGCGGCTGACTTGCGATGTGTCACGCAGTCTGCGCTGTCACGCCGGATTCGTTCGCTTGAGGACTGGGCGGGTGTCGAACTGGTCGACCGCAGTACCTACCCGGTTCAATTGACGGCAGCTGGCCAAACATTCTGTGACCAGGGGCGGGAAGCGCTAGCGGCCTTGATCGAACTACGTACATCGTTACGGCAAGACGATACGATGTCTGGACGCTTCGTTCGCATCATGGCGAGTCATACCCTGTCGATCACTTTCCTGCCTGAGCTGCTCGATCATTTTCAGCAGACTCATGCTGAGCTCAATGCGCGTGTGCTGTCTGCCAACATCCACGATGCGGCAGTAGCGTTGACTGAAGGGCGATGCGATTTGATGCTCACCTACAGTCATCCCCAAGTCCCTATCCTGCTTGATCCTGATCGTTTTACTTGTCTCTCTCTGGGGGGCGATCTGCTCTTGCCTGTGTGTGCGCCTGATGCACACGGGCGGCCTCGCTTTCCTCTTCCGGGGCATCCGTCGTCTCCTTTACCCCAGCTCGGTTACTCGGCAGGAACCTTTCTCGGGCGTCTGGAAGAGGTCGCAGTCGAGAGCTTCGGGGAGCGCCTTCACCTCAAGCGCCGACATGAGGCCGACATGGCGATGCATTTGATGGAAATGGCCATTCGAGGGCTTGGGGTTGCCTGGCTGCCTCGTTCTGTCGTGGCGTCTGCCTTGACTGACGGCAAGCTGGTATGTGCTGCCTCAAGCGAACGTGGCGTAGCGTTGGATATCCATCTCTATCGATCGCATGCCAATCTCAATCCGGCGCTGCATGCTCTCTGGCGAGAACTCAAAAGCCTAGGGTCGACTGTCGGCAGCTGCTAA
- a CDS encoding ABC transporter substrate-binding protein, with the protein MRLFTRWAMAMSLLFIIDQSHAEAFPSHYRMVLMTENFPPFNMSADGKNFSRDANITGSNTAVIREMFKRAGIPYHLSLRFPWDRMYNLVLEKDNYALFSVTLNDTRKPDFQWVGPLSSTRRVFVAAPGSTLTLTRLEEARKYRIGSYRNASSGAFLEKNGIPFSSSLRDQENISKLLDGRIDFWVTNDPVFHYYAAQQGVSGLRVAFVAEAETYQYLAINRNTPEAVTKRLQESLDEMSADGTLQRLQTSFLKSAQ; encoded by the coding sequence ATGCGTTTATTTACACGCTGGGCAATGGCGATGAGCCTGTTGTTCATCATTGACCAATCTCATGCAGAGGCGTTTCCCAGCCACTATCGCATGGTGTTGATGACGGAAAATTTCCCGCCCTTCAACATGTCAGCCGATGGCAAGAATTTCTCGCGGGACGCGAACATCACGGGGTCGAACACCGCTGTAATCAGAGAAATGTTCAAACGGGCGGGCATTCCCTACCACCTCAGCCTGCGCTTTCCTTGGGACAGGATGTACAACCTGGTTCTTGAGAAAGACAACTACGCGCTCTTCTCGGTGACCCTCAACGACACCCGTAAACCCGATTTCCAATGGGTTGGCCCATTGTCATCAACCCGTCGAGTGTTTGTAGCAGCGCCTGGCTCGACTCTCACGCTGACTCGGCTGGAAGAAGCCCGTAAGTATCGTATCGGCTCTTACCGAAATGCCTCATCTGGAGCCTTTCTGGAGAAGAACGGCATCCCCTTCTCCTCCTCTCTTCGCGACCAAGAGAACATCAGCAAGCTGCTGGATGGGCGCATTGATTTCTGGGTAACCAATGACCCGGTATTTCACTATTACGCCGCCCAGCAAGGTGTCAGCGGGCTACGCGTCGCCTTTGTCGCTGAAGCCGAGACCTATCAGTACCTCGCGATCAATCGCAACACGCCTGAAGCCGTCACCAAGCGACTGCAAGAAAGCCTCGACGAAATGAGTGCCGACGGCACCTTGCAACGCCTTCAAACCTCGTTCCTGAAAAGCGCTCAATGA
- a CDS encoding methyl-accepting chemotaxis protein: MNRLKFRHKILTAAAFIVVLAFGAFALFNDYYQRNTLRSEVENNLTELGALTTSNIQTWLHGHMRLVESMAQQLARSDDRPEIVGLPVYGSTFQMSYFGSSGGEMYSVPAAQRASDYDPRARGWYQAAQKASGTVVTEPYIAASTGKLVITVASPVVRDGQTIGVAGADIDLTTISNIINSLSFEGNGHAFIANANNKVLIHPRAELILKPLDEIFTDSNVHVNQPFGELEQDGNAQFISFTALKDIPSADWKLGLVMNQHYAFSMLDAFRTSAAIAALVAVAIIILLLGLLIKILMKPLFTMGKTMEGIADGDGDLTQRLTIQHQDEFGQIGLAFNRFVHRIHGSIHEVASVTQQVNAMATQVIEASNSSLQHSDQQANRTESVAAAINQLGAAAHEIASNAAATSQHSSLASELAAQGQDVLGQSISTTRELSEKIANACTTIESLNAKTDDIGQILDVISGISQQTNLLALNAAIEAARAGEAGRGFAVVADEVRSLAHRTQASAQQIQQMIDELQEGARQAVNIMTESQRQSESTVRTADNAGERLGLVATRIGEIDGMNQSVATATEEQTAVVESINQDVDEINVLSQSCIINLRTSLAACENLSAQARRLDLLVGGFRL, encoded by the coding sequence ATGAACCGTCTGAAATTTCGCCATAAAATCCTGACAGCAGCTGCTTTCATCGTTGTATTGGCCTTTGGCGCTTTCGCCTTGTTCAACGACTATTACCAGCGCAACACCCTGCGCTCCGAGGTCGAAAACAATCTCACCGAACTCGGAGCACTCACCACCAGTAACATTCAGACCTGGCTACACGGCCACATGCGCCTGGTCGAATCCATGGCTCAGCAGTTGGCTCGCTCAGACGACCGGCCTGAAATTGTGGGCCTACCCGTTTATGGCTCCACGTTCCAGATGAGCTACTTCGGCAGTTCAGGTGGGGAGATGTACTCGGTACCGGCTGCGCAACGTGCATCGGACTATGACCCTCGCGCACGGGGCTGGTACCAGGCTGCTCAGAAGGCGAGCGGCACGGTGGTTACGGAGCCCTATATCGCAGCATCGACAGGCAAATTGGTGATTACGGTCGCCAGTCCGGTGGTACGTGATGGCCAAACAATTGGTGTCGCCGGCGCCGATATTGATCTGACGACCATCAGCAACATCATCAACTCATTGAGCTTCGAGGGTAACGGCCACGCCTTCATCGCCAATGCGAACAACAAAGTGCTCATACATCCCCGCGCGGAGCTGATTCTAAAACCTCTTGATGAGATTTTTACCGACAGCAACGTGCATGTGAACCAACCGTTCGGAGAGCTCGAGCAGGATGGCAACGCACAATTCATCTCGTTCACAGCGCTAAAGGACATCCCCTCAGCAGATTGGAAATTGGGCTTGGTCATGAACCAGCACTATGCCTTTTCCATGCTCGATGCCTTTCGTACGTCTGCCGCGATCGCTGCGCTTGTGGCAGTAGCCATCATCATTCTCTTGCTAGGCCTGCTAATCAAAATACTGATGAAGCCACTGTTCACGATGGGTAAGACCATGGAGGGCATCGCTGACGGCGATGGCGATCTCACCCAGCGCTTGACGATCCAGCACCAGGACGAATTCGGTCAGATTGGCCTGGCATTCAACCGTTTCGTGCACCGTATCCACGGTTCAATTCACGAAGTCGCATCGGTCACTCAACAGGTCAACGCCATGGCCACTCAGGTTATCGAGGCCTCCAACTCCTCGCTGCAGCATTCCGACCAACAGGCCAATCGCACCGAAAGCGTGGCAGCGGCAATAAACCAGCTAGGAGCAGCTGCACATGAAATCGCCAGCAATGCAGCAGCCACCTCACAGCATTCCAGTCTGGCCAGTGAGTTGGCGGCTCAAGGGCAGGACGTGCTGGGCCAATCGATTTCAACCACCCGTGAGCTTTCAGAAAAAATCGCCAATGCCTGCACGACCATCGAAAGCCTCAATGCGAAAACAGACGACATTGGGCAAATTCTCGACGTGATCAGCGGGATCTCCCAGCAAACCAATCTTCTGGCATTGAATGCCGCGATCGAGGCGGCACGAGCCGGGGAAGCTGGACGCGGATTTGCGGTAGTTGCCGATGAGGTAAGAAGTCTGGCTCATCGCACTCAGGCGAGCGCTCAGCAGATCCAACAGATGATTGATGAGCTCCAGGAAGGCGCCCGCCAGGCAGTGAACATCATGACCGAAAGTCAACGCCAGAGCGAAAGCACCGTGCGAACTGCCGACAATGCGGGCGAGCGCCTAGGCCTCGTGGCAACTCGCATCGGTGAGATTGACGGTATGAACCAGTCGGTAGCGACGGCAACGGAAGAGCAAACGGCTGTCGTGGAGTCCATCAATCAAGACGTCGACGAGATCAATGTGCTTAGCCAGAGCTGCATCATCAATCTCCGTACGTCGCTCGCGGCCTGCGAAAACCTCAGTGCCCAGGCGAGGAGACTCGACCTGTTGGTGGGCGGGTTCCGGCTTTAG
- a CDS encoding amino acid racemase — protein sequence MADKMMDMARPSKYGVVGGLGAVAGVDTLLKMIKATPQRQFDVAFEQHPFADSGLACSEDYDPTRRKFYVYNMLKTMERSGVDVALVPCFVSHCFLAELAPELELSVVSLIDALQACVTKNYPQVRSIGVLTSTFVKDAQLFDRAFGDTWSVLYPEPEVQAQGLMSAVYGPRGIRNGHHDGWCLDSLVSACDNLIEQGAELILPGLTEIPVFIDALRMRVGVPIIDSNQAYAEYALFVGGARAAHKFKVGVVGGVGPAATVDFMRKVVQLTRAACDQDHIKMLVEQNPQIPDRTAHLLSGGEDPTISLLATCKRLEEGGADIIAIPCNTAHAFVEKIDAQLNVPILNMLHEVRIHIQRFLPNVHRVGLLATTGTVATGVYHEAFSGSCIELLVPDEANQARVMAAIYGDTGVKSGHTTGRCSDDLTASIKHMQALGAQAVILGCTELPLIELTPEAVSILPLVDPTSVLASSCVAIALQER from the coding sequence ATGGCTGATAAAATGATGGATATGGCGAGGCCCAGTAAATATGGCGTCGTGGGTGGGCTAGGCGCTGTTGCCGGCGTGGACACCCTGTTGAAAATGATAAAGGCAACGCCGCAACGTCAGTTTGACGTCGCATTCGAACAGCATCCCTTTGCCGATTCGGGTTTAGCCTGCTCTGAAGATTATGACCCGACACGTAGAAAGTTCTATGTCTATAACATGTTGAAAACCATGGAGCGAAGCGGTGTTGATGTTGCGTTGGTGCCCTGTTTCGTTTCCCACTGTTTCTTGGCAGAGCTTGCACCAGAACTGGAACTTTCTGTCGTTAGTTTGATTGATGCGTTGCAGGCCTGTGTGACGAAGAATTACCCGCAGGTACGCTCTATCGGTGTGCTGACGTCGACTTTCGTCAAAGATGCACAGTTATTTGACCGCGCGTTTGGTGATACCTGGAGTGTCCTTTATCCCGAGCCGGAGGTACAGGCGCAAGGCCTGATGTCTGCAGTTTATGGCCCACGCGGTATACGCAATGGTCACCATGATGGTTGGTGCCTGGATAGCCTGGTAAGCGCTTGCGATAATCTTATTGAGCAAGGGGCTGAGTTGATTCTGCCAGGGTTAACTGAAATTCCCGTGTTTATTGATGCGTTGCGGATGCGAGTTGGCGTACCCATCATTGATTCAAATCAGGCATATGCCGAATACGCTTTGTTTGTTGGCGGCGCGCGTGCTGCACATAAGTTCAAGGTGGGTGTCGTAGGGGGCGTTGGCCCAGCTGCGACAGTTGACTTTATGCGCAAGGTCGTCCAGTTGACGAGGGCAGCGTGCGATCAAGATCATATAAAAATGCTCGTGGAGCAGAACCCTCAGATACCCGACCGCACTGCTCATCTTTTGTCTGGTGGCGAGGACCCAACCATTTCGCTATTGGCAACCTGTAAAAGGCTTGAGGAGGGGGGCGCGGATATAATTGCGATTCCATGCAATACCGCACATGCTTTTGTTGAGAAAATCGACGCGCAGTTGAATGTGCCAATCTTGAATATGCTCCATGAAGTCAGAATTCATATTCAGCGATTTCTTCCTAATGTTCATCGGGTCGGTTTACTCGCCACTACGGGCACTGTTGCTACAGGGGTTTACCATGAGGCGTTCTCTGGCTCCTGTATCGAGCTTTTGGTGCCGGATGAAGCTAACCAGGCGCGTGTCATGGCTGCTATCTACGGTGACACCGGCGTGAAGTCGGGGCACACCACGGGGCGCTGCAGCGACGACCTCACTGCATCAATCAAGCATATGCAGGCGTTGGGAGCCCAGGCGGTGATCCTTGGCTGTACCGAGTTGCCACTGATCGAGCTTACGCCTGAAGCCGTATCTATTCTGCCGTTGGTGGACCCTACGAGTGTTCTGGCTTCTTCCTGTGTTGCCATCGCATTGCAAGAGCGCTAA
- a CDS encoding dicarboxylate/amino acid:cation symporter, whose amino-acid sequence MFSFWTSMPLWKQIFIALTLGVVLGVALNQSGYGEYAASIKPIGDLFLNGIRMLIVPLIFVSLVSGVTSLRDMSTMGRLSIKTLSLYLGTTAIAIIIGLALAMIFKPGVGIDLGAAQAVTVAESPSLVATLVALVPANPVAAFAQGNVLQIIVFAILFGLAITLAGEAAKPVKKFMDSLAEVFYKFTGIIIAFAPYGVFALVTWVAGTYGLELLAPLAKVIGVVYLGCLIHAAVVYAGLIKFVAGLSPVRYVQGVIEPAIVAFSSTSSAGTLPVTMMSTERNLGVSRGVSSFVLPLGTTINMDGTALYQGVCALFIAQAYGIDLSLAQYATIVLTATLASIGTAGVPGAGLIMLSLVLTSVGLPLEGVAIIAGIDRILDMARTSLNVVGDCAVAVVVAKSEGQLDQTLYDTAHVLKSTDIPEQLQSSQV is encoded by the coding sequence ATGTTTTCCTTCTGGACAAGCATGCCGCTGTGGAAGCAGATATTCATAGCGCTTACGCTGGGTGTGGTGCTTGGCGTCGCACTGAATCAGAGTGGTTATGGTGAATATGCAGCAAGTATCAAGCCTATTGGGGATCTTTTCCTCAACGGTATAAGAATGCTCATTGTGCCGCTGATATTCGTTTCGTTGGTCAGTGGCGTGACGTCTTTGCGTGATATGTCGACCATGGGCCGATTGAGCATTAAAACTCTTTCGCTTTATCTTGGCACGACAGCTATAGCCATTATTATTGGCTTGGCGCTGGCAATGATCTTCAAGCCTGGCGTGGGAATTGATTTGGGCGCAGCGCAAGCCGTGACGGTTGCCGAATCTCCGAGCTTGGTAGCAACGCTGGTGGCGTTGGTCCCGGCCAACCCGGTAGCTGCTTTTGCACAAGGTAATGTGCTGCAGATCATTGTGTTCGCCATCCTGTTCGGCTTGGCAATCACCTTGGCTGGTGAGGCGGCGAAACCAGTCAAGAAGTTCATGGATTCGTTGGCTGAAGTTTTTTACAAGTTTACCGGGATTATTATTGCCTTTGCGCCGTACGGCGTATTTGCGCTGGTTACCTGGGTGGCTGGAACATACGGATTAGAACTTTTGGCTCCTTTGGCAAAAGTAATCGGTGTGGTCTATCTGGGCTGCTTGATTCATGCGGCAGTTGTTTACGCCGGGTTGATCAAGTTTGTTGCAGGTCTCAGCCCCGTCCGTTACGTGCAGGGTGTGATCGAGCCCGCTATCGTAGCCTTTAGCAGTACATCGAGCGCCGGAACGCTCCCGGTCACGATGATGTCGACCGAGCGTAATCTTGGTGTGTCACGTGGCGTTTCAAGTTTCGTATTGCCACTTGGCACAACCATTAATATGGACGGTACCGCGCTGTACCAAGGTGTATGTGCTCTGTTCATTGCTCAAGCGTACGGTATCGATCTGAGCCTCGCTCAGTACGCCACCATCGTGCTGACAGCAACCTTGGCATCCATCGGCACTGCAGGTGTGCCGGGCGCTGGTCTCATCATGCTGTCCCTCGTACTCACATCGGTCGGCTTGCCTTTGGAAGGGGTAGCGATCATCGCCGGCATCGACCGGATACTCGATATGGCACGCACCTCGTTGAATGTTGTCGGTGATTGCGCCGTGGCGGTCGTGGTTGCCAAAAGCGAAGGGCAGCTGGATCAGACCCTCTACGATACAGCCCACGTTTTGAAATCAACGGATATACCGGAGCAGTTGCAGTCCAGCCAAGTATGA
- a CDS encoding LysR substrate-binding domain-containing protein, giving the protein MEVNWLEDFLTLSVTRNFSRAAEMRNVTQPAFSRRIQILEAWVGASLIDRSIFPITLTAAGEAFRRTAQEVLETLRYGREEVQGLVPAGGEVVTISASHTLAVSFFADWHAELQHSAGRLNARVLADNIAACAEALISGTCELMLAYSDSGIANIAGLERYPSVLLANDRLIPVTAPDSTGSALHSLNSTQKLPYLCYPGNSFLGRMTRSVVERERLSDKLEYRFECSMADVLKRGAIAGVGVAWIPERVVRDELASGKLVLAGDEQHTVSLGITLYRKAEASSPQVERIWMLALDQSCSL; this is encoded by the coding sequence ATGGAGGTTAACTGGCTAGAGGATTTCTTGACGCTTTCCGTAACCCGGAATTTTTCGCGCGCCGCAGAGATGCGCAATGTCACGCAACCAGCATTTAGCCGGCGGATACAAATTCTGGAGGCCTGGGTAGGAGCGTCACTCATTGATCGCAGCATATTCCCGATAACCCTGACGGCGGCTGGGGAGGCCTTCCGGCGAACGGCCCAAGAGGTTCTGGAGACGTTACGCTACGGTCGTGAGGAGGTGCAGGGATTAGTACCAGCGGGCGGCGAGGTAGTTACCATTTCTGCTTCGCACACCTTGGCAGTGAGCTTTTTCGCGGACTGGCACGCGGAGCTGCAACATAGCGCAGGCCGTCTCAACGCCCGGGTTCTTGCTGACAACATAGCCGCTTGCGCTGAAGCCCTGATCTCGGGGACTTGTGAACTGATGCTGGCATACAGCGACTCGGGCATTGCCAATATTGCCGGATTGGAACGCTACCCTTCCGTGTTGCTGGCAAACGATCGCCTGATTCCAGTCACAGCGCCAGACTCAACTGGATCAGCGCTACACTCGCTGAACAGCACGCAAAAGCTTCCCTATCTGTGCTATCCGGGTAACAGCTTCCTTGGGCGCATGACGCGCTCTGTAGTGGAGCGAGAACGCTTGTCCGACAAACTGGAATATCGATTCGAATGCTCAATGGCAGATGTACTCAAACGTGGGGCAATCGCAGGAGTCGGTGTTGCATGGATTCCCGAGCGCGTAGTTCGAGACGAGCTCGCCTCCGGAAAACTGGTTCTAGCAGGTGATGAGCAGCATACCGTCTCGCTCGGCATCACCCTTTACCGGAAAGCAGAGGCATCCAGCCCGCAAGTGGAAAGAATCTGGATGCTTGCCCTTGACCAGTCGTGCAGTCTGTAG
- a CDS encoding N-methyl-D-aspartate receptor NMDAR2C subunit, with the protein MRAYEEPQRHYHSLQHLRECLMHFDQARHLAQQPGEVAIALWFHDAIYDVRGKNNERQSADWAIRVLASCQASQATLARVERLIMVTRHDATPSEPDEQLLVDIDLAILGATPERFAEYDAQVRAEYAWVPGFVYRMKRRSVLKAFLGRPCIYSTEHFNVRYEAQARSNLAAVL; encoded by the coding sequence GTGCGTGCCTACGAGGAACCGCAACGGCACTACCACTCGCTGCAGCATCTGCGCGAATGCCTTATGCATTTCGATCAGGCACGGCACCTGGCGCAGCAGCCGGGAGAGGTGGCCATCGCGCTCTGGTTCCATGACGCCATCTACGACGTGCGCGGCAAGAACAACGAGCGGCAGAGTGCGGACTGGGCCATCCGGGTGCTCGCGAGCTGTCAGGCCAGCCAGGCGACCTTGGCGCGGGTCGAACGACTGATCATGGTCACCCGGCATGATGCGACGCCGAGCGAGCCGGATGAGCAGTTGCTGGTGGATATCGACCTGGCCATTCTCGGCGCCACGCCAGAGCGGTTCGCCGAGTACGACGCTCAGGTGCGCGCCGAGTACGCCTGGGTACCGGGTTTCGTCTATCGCATGAAGCGCCGTAGCGTGCTCAAGGCATTTCTGGGACGCCCCTGCATTTACAGCACCGAGCATTTCAACGTGCGCTATGAAGCGCAGGCGCGTAGCAATCTTGCTGCCGTGCTTTGA
- a CDS encoding GFA family protein yields MHKGSCLCGLVVFELLSEPKATTHCHCKMCQKQHSAAFATYASLPKADLRYVSGEENLSSYSSSGNIVRKFCRVCGSSIEWSGSEKFPDWVSIAVATLDTSFFPKSIKQAHQESRACWLEIS; encoded by the coding sequence ATGCACAAAGGTAGCTGTTTATGTGGATTAGTGGTTTTTGAGCTTTTATCGGAGCCAAAAGCTACAACTCACTGTCATTGCAAAATGTGCCAGAAGCAGCATAGTGCTGCTTTTGCAACTTATGCAAGTCTACCGAAAGCAGATTTAAGATATGTTTCGGGTGAAGAGAACCTTTCCTCATACAGCTCATCCGGAAACATTGTCCGCAAGTTTTGTAGAGTATGTGGTTCCAGCATAGAGTGGAGCGGTAGTGAAAAATTTCCAGACTGGGTATCTATTGCAGTCGCAACACTTGATACCTCGTTTTTTCCTAAGAGTATTAAGCAAGCTCACCAAGAGTCCAGAGCCTGCTGGTTAGAAATCAGTTAA
- a CDS encoding phage integrase N-terminal SAM-like domain-containing protein: MRTEKSYWYWIRYFIRFHQLRHPLELDAVEVNAFLWWLAVGRQVVISAQFRGCKARGWPI; this comes from the coding sequence ATCCGCACAGAAAAATCCTACTGGTACTGGATTCGCTATTTCATCCGTTTCCATCAACTGCGCCATCCATTGGAGCTTGATGCTGTCGAGGTCAACGCCTTTCTTTGGTGGTTGGCAGTTGGGCGCCAGGTAGTGATATCTGCGCAGTTCAGGGGCTGCAAGGCCAGGGGCTGGCCAATATAG
- the sbcD gene encoding exonuclease subunit SbcD yields MRILHTSDWHLGQHFMGKTRQAEHQAFCAWLLEQVRVHDVDVLLIAGDVFDTGAPPSYAREQYYRLVVELRDAGCALVVLGGNHDSPAMLGESRSLLAQLGTQVVPSVGVDLAEQVLVLNDRTGQPGVVLCAIPFIRPRDVLASQAGQSAQDKQQSLQQAIAEHYRALYELAASKRDELGLTLPIIATGHLTTVGASASESVREIYVGSLEAFPTSAFPPADYIALGHIHRPQKVGGLEHIRYSGSPIALSFDEARQQKEVLLLTFEGATLQSITSLPVPVFQPMASLRGSLKELAGSITEVAAQGTPERPVWLEVQVSTDDYLSDLQSRINALCEGHPVEVLRIRRERGNAMASLASEARETLDELSVEDVFARRLLQETLEEEDALRLQGLYRQVLEALPKA; encoded by the coding sequence ATGCGCATTCTGCACACCTCCGACTGGCACCTGGGCCAGCATTTCATGGGCAAGACCCGTCAGGCCGAGCACCAGGCTTTTTGCGCCTGGCTGCTGGAGCAGGTGCGTGTGCACGATGTGGACGTGCTGCTGATCGCCGGTGATGTGTTCGACACCGGCGCACCGCCCAGTTACGCCCGCGAGCAGTACTACCGGCTGGTGGTGGAGCTACGCGACGCCGGCTGCGCCCTGGTCGTACTGGGCGGCAACCATGACTCGCCTGCCATGCTCGGTGAAAGCCGCAGCCTGCTGGCGCAACTGGGTACCCAGGTGGTGCCGAGCGTGGGCGTCGATCTGGCCGAACAGGTACTGGTGCTCAATGATCGTACTGGCCAGCCGGGCGTCGTTCTCTGTGCCATTCCCTTCATTCGCCCGCGCGACGTACTCGCCAGCCAGGCGGGGCAGAGCGCGCAGGACAAACAGCAGTCGTTGCAGCAAGCCATCGCCGAGCATTACCGGGCACTGTACGAGCTGGCGGCGAGCAAGCGTGACGAGCTGGGCCTGACGCTACCGATCATCGCCACCGGTCACCTCACCACGGTTGGCGCCAGCGCCAGTGAGTCGGTGCGCGAGATCTACGTCGGCAGCCTGGAAGCCTTCCCCACCAGCGCCTTCCCGCCGGCGGACTACATCGCCCTTGGCCATATCCACCGCCCGCAGAAGGTCGGCGGCCTGGAGCATATCCGCTACAGCGGCTCGCCGATTGCGTTGTCCTTCGACGAGGCACGTCAGCAGAAGGAAGTCCTGCTGCTGACGTTCGAGGGCGCCACCTTGCAGTCCATCACGTCACTGCCCGTGCCGGTCTTCCAACCCATGGCCAGCCTGCGCGGCTCGCTCAAGGAACTGGCAGGCTCCATCACCGAGGTAGCGGCACAGGGCACACCCGAGCGGCCCGTGTGGCTGGAAGTGCAAGTGAGCACTGACGACTACCTGAGCGACCTGCAAAGCCGCATCAACGCCCTGTGCGAAGGGCATCCCGTGGAGGTGCTGCGCATCCGCCGTGAGCGCGGCAACGCCATGGCCAGTCTGGCCAGCGAAGCGCGGGAAACGCTGGACGAGCTGAGCGTGGAAGACGTCTTCGCGCGCCGCCTGCTGCAAGAGACATTGGAAGAAGAGGATGCCCTGCGTTTGCAGGGGTTGTATCGGCAGGTGCTGGAGGCGCTGCCCAAGGCTTAG
- a CDS encoding 50S ribosomal protein L11 methyltransferase — protein MSALSVRSFASFTLPVSLLASLVVGPAQAQPPRLDVPYVPTPEPVVAHMLELAEIGPDDYVIDLGSGDGRIAISAVQDHGARAAYGIDLDPERIREAQENAEREGVADKVTFEQGDLFQKDISEADVLTMYLLSTVNMRLRPVILDTLKPGTRVVSHAFNLGDWEPDQSDVINGSSVFLWVVPAKVAGQWTLELDGRNHQVELDQRFQKVVGKVDGQPDVLSGQLKGNELRFTFDDRLYVGQLNGDRIEAVPADGAQQGWIARRS, from the coding sequence ATGAGCGCTCTATCCGTTCGTAGCTTCGCCTCCTTCACCCTCCCCGTCAGCTTGTTGGCCAGCCTGGTGGTTGGCCCCGCGCAGGCACAACCGCCCAGACTCGACGTCCCTTATGTGCCCACGCCGGAGCCTGTGGTGGCGCATATGCTCGAGCTGGCCGAAATCGGCCCGGACGACTATGTCATCGACCTGGGCTCGGGCGATGGCCGCATCGCCATCTCCGCCGTGCAGGACCACGGCGCCAGAGCGGCCTATGGCATCGACCTGGACCCTGAACGCATCAGAGAGGCGCAGGAGAACGCCGAACGCGAGGGCGTAGCGGACAAGGTCACGTTCGAGCAGGGTGACCTGTTCCAGAAGGATATTTCCGAGGCCGACGTGCTGACCATGTACCTGCTCTCCACGGTCAACATGCGCCTGCGTCCGGTGATTCTCGACACCCTCAAGCCCGGTACTCGGGTGGTGTCGCACGCCTTCAACCTCGGCGACTGGGAGCCTGATCAGAGCGACGTGATCAATGGCAGCTCGGTGTTTCTGTGGGTCGTGCCAGCCAAGGTCGCGGGTCAGTGGACTCTCGAGCTCGATGGCCGGAATCATCAGGTCGAACTCGATCAGCGCTTCCAGAAGGTGGTTGGCAAGGTCGACGGCCAGCCCGACGTGCTCAGCGGCCAGTTGAAAGGCAACGAGCTGCGCTTCACCTTCGACGACAGGCTGTATGTCGGCCAGCTCAACGGTGACCGTATCGAGGCGGTGCCGGCCGATGGTGCTCAGCAGGGTTGGATCGCGCGCAGGAGCTAA